Sequence from the Bremerella volcania genome:
GCCTCTGTTTGCCTGGGCGGCATCGTTGCTCTCTTCAGGGGACTTCGCCATTGGAATCAACCTGATGGCGGCCATTCCTTGTACGTTGGCTTCGGCTGCCGTATGGACCCGCAGGGCAGGGGGGAACGACTCGATTGCCTTGATCGTCACGATCGTGACCAACTCGCTGTGCTTCCTGATTACGCCGTTCTGGCTGCTGTGGACGACCGGAAGTCACATCACCATCACCATTTGGGCGAGTCCTGACGGCAAAGGGCTATCCCTGGCCGAGATGATGACGAAGCTTTTTCTTTTGGTCGTGCTACCCATGGCTTTCGGCCAACTGGCTCGTCTGATTCCGAAGGCCGGCAACTGGGCGACACGCAACAAGTTTCAACTAGGAATCGTGGCCCAAATGGGCGTGCTTTGCATGGTTTTGCTGGGCTGCATCAGTTGCGGCCTCAAACTACGTAGCCTGCCGACCGACCAGATGCCGACGTTAATCTCGTTTGCCGTGATGATCGTGCTGGTGCTGGGGATCCATCTGTCGGCCTTACTACTGGGTATTGGCGCTGCGAAGCAGCTTCATTTTCCACGCAGCGAAGAAATTGCCATCGCGTTTGCCGGCAGCCAGAAGACCCTCATGATCGGCCTGGCGATTGCCTCCGAGTTCTACACGGCGAACCCACTGGCGATCCTGCCAATGGTGGCCTTCCACGTCGGGCAGCTTTTCTTAGACACCGCAGTCGCCGACCGCTACATGGCGGCCGCATTTGAGAAAGCCCATCCTGAAGAGCCGCTGATCGAAGGAGATTAATCCACTCGTTGAACCTCGCCTGCGTTGCCGTGTCCCACTCTCAACCGGCTTTTCCGGACACGCGATTTTTGCCGAGCGGCGGGGCCTAGACACGAAGGAAAAACCGTTATAACTTGATTAAGTCTTTGAAGATCACCCTTGGCTGATGAATACGATCATCCCAAACCGATACTTCCCCAAGACAGCACCCACCATGCCCCCTTCGTCTAGTGGCCCAGGACGTCGGGTTCTCAGCCCGAAAACAGGGGTTCGACTCCCCTAGGGGGTACTAGGCCCGTCTTGCTAAACCCAAGCGGGCCAGCGACTTCGGTCGTATCTCTTTCCGGTGTTTGGCTTTCAAGCGATTCGTCGCACTTTCCTGCAGTACGCTGCAACGTAGCTTTTTGCACCGATTCTTTGACATGTGCACCTGAAATAGCACCTAACGCACGCTCGTAGTCATCGTCGGTTACTTGTAGATAGTGCTTGCTACCCACTGTTTCTGAGTTGCCCATCCAGGCGCACACGACATGTGATGGCAGGTATTTTGCCAATTCCGTCTGACGTGACGCTCGCAGGTTTTGGAAGAGTCGTTCCCAAGGGCCGATTCCAGCTCGTTTGAGTATTCGCTTGAACTGGCTTCGCAAATTTGAATTCCGTTGACGATACTTGGTAATTACGAATGTGGCGCTTTCAGGGGCGAGGTGAGTAGCATGCTCGAGCAGCGGACGTAGTTCGGGAAATAGTGGTATTTCTCGGAACGGCTTACCCTGACGTTTGGTTTTGGGTGATGAGACCATGATGCGGCGATTTTCCCAGTCGATGTCCGACCATTTGAGTTCCAGGATCTCGCTGGGGCACCGCAGCCCACCGTATCGGGCCAGGGCAATAATCAATTTCCATTGGATGTCAGGGGCGTTCTCGATTGCCAAGTCGACAGTAGTTCGCTTTACGAATCGCTTTCGCGAGGCGTTTTCTTCCCCGCCAGCACGCAAGTGATGAAACGGATTACAACGCACGAGCCCCTTGTCTTT
This genomic interval carries:
- a CDS encoding tyrosine-type recombinase/integrase — encoded protein: MASLQKRKSSNGKWLYRIQINYQDDIRPTKSLGRISERDANEIKGHVDHLTDAAKYNTTPPAKTLDWLETEATNDLVNFLARWGFCSPRERSTLDEFISNYIKSRQDASANTIRNFENSRKKLVDYFQADRQLDQINNGDANEWRQSLVNQGLSDATISKAVKHAKQFFRLAKDKGLVRCNPFHHLRAGGEENASRKRFVKRTTVDLAIENAPDIQWKLIIALARYGGLRCPSEILELKWSDIDWENRRIMVSSPKTKRQGKPFREIPLFPELRPLLEHATHLAPESATFVITKYRQRNSNLRSQFKRILKRAGIGPWERLFQNLRASRQTELAKYLPSHVVCAWMGNSETVGSKHYLQVTDDDYERALGAISGAHVKESVQKATLQRTAGKCDESLESQTPERDTTEVAGPLGFSKTGLVPPRGVEPLFSG
- a CDS encoding bile acid:sodium symporter family protein, with protein sequence MRSLLRRHWFLAGLLAVVIVGFAFSEPLRQLPDMQVLRNGIVVTVLFLMAFPLAFGDLHGAIRRPAAAILATLINAGILPLFAWAASLLSSGDFAIGINLMAAIPCTLASAAVWTRRAGGNDSIALIVTIVTNSLCFLITPFWLLWTTGSHITITIWASPDGKGLSLAEMMTKLFLLVVLPMAFGQLARLIPKAGNWATRNKFQLGIVAQMGVLCMVLLGCISCGLKLRSLPTDQMPTLISFAVMIVLVLGIHLSALLLGIGAAKQLHFPRSEEIAIAFAGSQKTLMIGLAIASEFYTANPLAILPMVAFHVGQLFLDTAVADRYMAAAFEKAHPEEPLIEGD